The following proteins are encoded in a genomic region of Hippocampus zosterae strain Florida chromosome 2, ASM2543408v3, whole genome shotgun sequence:
- the pln gene encoding cardiac phospholamban: MERVQHITKSAIRRASQIEVTPQAKRNLQELFVNFTLILICLLLIYIIVLLSS, encoded by the coding sequence ATGGAGCGCGTCCAGCACATCACCAAGTCGGCCATCCGCCGTGCATCCCAAATCGAGGTGACTCCGCAGGCCAAGAGGAACCTGCAGGAGCTCTTTGTCAACTTTACCCTCATCCTCATCTGCCTGCTTCTCATCTACATCATCGTTCTGCTGAGCAGCTGA